One Thermosphaera aggregans DNA segment encodes these proteins:
- the mnhG gene encoding monovalent cation/H(+) antiporter subunit G, protein MIDEIITYIGLALIGLGALSDLIASIGMHRFKNFYLRLHATTVGTIWGAVFPIIGASLIAFVYEPLGSYRYLMGGAGLVTALIIMLLAPAGSHAIARAVHRAGVARVVPCIHDELNPQLCGDRQ, encoded by the coding sequence ATGATTGATGAAATAATCACTTATATCGGGTTAGCATTAATTGGCCTGGGCGCGTTATCAGATCTAATCGCGTCCATAGGTATGCATCGGTTTAAAAACTTCTACCTCCGTCTTCACGCTACCACTGTTGGAACCATCTGGGGCGCGGTCTTCCCGATCATAGGAGCTTCCCTAATAGCTTTCGTCTACGAGCCATTAGGTTCTTACAGATACCTCATGGGGGGAGCCGGCCTAGTCACAGCCTTGATAATTATGCTACTAGCTCCTGCAGGCTCCCATGCAATAGCGCGAGCAGTTCACAGAGCAGGGGTCGCCAGGGTTGTCCCATGTATTCACGATGAGTTGAACCCCCAGCTTTGTGGTGATAGGCAATGA
- a CDS encoding proton-conducting transporter membrane subunit, whose product MVDSLAHVLTGSLVPVLALLAFSTPLVDKLTRNKKLIGFMSVIAGAWASIASSIMYYWIVVNEKPIIYGFGGWPPHFGISYAVDGLNGIIGLMTSWVFLAIALYSLWYGRHLDEPVWYHVLLIGLLAGMLGCLYTGDAFNLFVMLEVLGISAYGLVAFHKERAEAVEASAKYALIGAVATTIYFTALVVVYATFGSLNMGVLSCLSRTPSCLSIVPVVGSIEVYRLASLLAVALSLWVFTYKAALFPNHFWLPDAHPEAPTPVSAALSGLVVNIGVYATMRFLYTIFGEGSLLGEYRSIVLIALFILGVAGALLGALMMMIQKDIKRLLAYSTVSHMGLIFMVLSAPAFSSSLRVTELAVAAAALHIISHGVSKALLFMTSGIFIDSAGTRNMDEMRGIGRKHPLASTAFTIGFLNLIGLVPFIGFFSKLLMYQAYMEAGFPIGGVLLIIASAVSIPGYLKALYSIVFAIGSEKSLENTGHSVEVLMLAISISLLVMGGLVIPLLGLVSNTELTSTSLTGALKYVYETFSAIMKLGGAAP is encoded by the coding sequence ATGGTTGACTCTCTTGCACACGTTTTAACAGGGTCTTTGGTCCCGGTCCTAGCCCTACTCGCTTTTTCAACCCCCCTAGTTGACAAGCTCACCAGAAATAAGAAGCTAATAGGTTTCATGAGCGTTATAGCAGGCGCGTGGGCATCAATAGCGAGCAGTATAATGTACTACTGGATAGTTGTAAATGAGAAACCCATAATATACGGGTTCGGCGGGTGGCCGCCTCACTTCGGGATAAGTTACGCTGTCGACGGGTTGAACGGTATAATAGGGTTGATGACCTCCTGGGTATTCCTCGCTATCGCGTTATACTCGCTGTGGTATGGTAGACACCTCGACGAGCCTGTATGGTATCATGTATTGTTAATCGGCCTCCTCGCCGGAATGCTGGGATGCCTTTACACCGGCGACGCTTTCAACTTGTTCGTAATGTTGGAAGTACTAGGTATTTCAGCGTATGGATTGGTTGCCTTCCATAAGGAGAGGGCTGAGGCTGTTGAAGCTTCTGCCAAGTATGCTTTAATCGGTGCTGTTGCAACCACAATATACTTCACAGCCCTGGTCGTAGTCTACGCAACATTCGGCTCCCTAAACATGGGCGTGTTGTCCTGCCTATCTAGAACGCCATCATGCCTCTCAATTGTCCCGGTTGTGGGAAGCATTGAGGTCTACCGGCTCGCCAGCTTGCTCGCAGTGGCTCTCTCCCTATGGGTTTTCACCTATAAGGCCGCCTTATTCCCCAATCACTTCTGGCTCCCTGACGCCCATCCCGAGGCTCCAACCCCTGTTTCAGCAGCCCTGTCAGGTCTGGTTGTTAACATAGGCGTTTACGCTACTATGAGATTCTTATATACAATCTTCGGTGAAGGAAGCCTGCTGGGTGAGTATAGAAGCATTGTCCTGATAGCGTTGTTTATCCTCGGCGTGGCAGGCGCCCTTCTCGGAGCCTTGATGATGATGATTCAGAAAGACATTAAAAGACTACTAGCCTACAGCACGGTGAGCCACATGGGCCTAATATTCATGGTTTTATCAGCCCCCGCATTCTCCAGCTCCTTAAGAGTTACCGAATTAGCAGTAGCGGCTGCAGCCCTTCACATAATCTCACACGGGGTCTCAAAAGCTCTGCTCTTCATGACCAGCGGGATCTTCATAGACTCGGCTGGAACCAGAAACATGGATGAGATGAGAGGGATTGGCAGGAAACATCCGCTTGCGTCAACCGCTTTCACAATAGGATTCCTCAACCTGATAGGCCTGGTGCCCTTCATAGGCTTCTTCTCGAAGCTATTAATGTATCAAGCCTATATGGAAGCCGGCTTCCCTATTGGAGGCGTCCTCCTGATAATTGCCTCGGCAGTGTCGATCCCAGGGTACTTGAAAGCACTGTACTCGATAGTTTTCGCAATTGGTAGCGAGAAATCACTAGAGAACACAGGTCACAGTGTTGAAGTATTGATGCTTGCTATTTCAATATCCTTATTAGTGATGGGAGGATTGGTTATCCCCTTGCTTGGACTCGTCTCGAACACCGAGTTAACATCCACGTCCTTGACGGGAGCCTTGAAATATGTTTACGAAACATTCTCAGCCATTATGAAGCTGGGAGGTGCTGCTCCATGA
- a CDS encoding glycosyltransferase — protein MKPIWLLSFESYMVRKVGGLGEVPPRLARALREKGYEAIVFTPSHGVKLIENVEELYSVNIRGENYRILRYRVNPEHFVIEGGVFKDENVYSGGRLLEKSAVFGLVVSSYLRHVVETGFDKVPIVIHGNDWHSYPALLLSNMLKVEKGLSLKLVYQLHLLSKMKIDLDFFTSVIGVRMHAPITGVEGVKPFEYYFNRAGGWVEKLAYLTVDHYVTVSNGYVKDVEKNLGWETAGRIDYIPNALVWTSKEVFDTVAKHYDVKNPLDPEERKRVRRKILTEDMAGFKGVITEPHVKESLKSLLEHYELDKPKAFDKDGQLVFLSGRLAGQKGLDTLLGSLERIIVENPRVRIVLAYIPVEGSEPLIRKLGEYHWAFNENLRIIIGKMSPEDYMSLYFAADAYLVPSRYEPFGLVAVESLAAGTPVVASFTGGLKDIVVDLRENPEEGVGFLIRPGNRFELAEAVVMLLEIMKNPANQERIRRNCVKRSQEFSWEKSAGKALKIYFS, from the coding sequence ATGAAGCCTATTTGGCTACTCAGTTTCGAATCATACATGGTTAGGAAGGTTGGAGGCTTAGGCGAGGTTCCACCTAGGTTAGCGAGGGCGTTGCGCGAGAAAGGCTATGAAGCAATAGTTTTCACACCAAGCCATGGTGTGAAGCTCATTGAAAACGTGGAGGAGCTCTATTCCGTTAACATTCGTGGAGAGAATTATAGAATCTTAAGATACAGGGTTAACCCGGAGCATTTTGTAATCGAGGGCGGTGTTTTCAAGGATGAGAATGTCTACTCAGGGGGCCGGTTGCTGGAGAAATCAGCTGTTTTCGGCCTTGTAGTAAGTAGTTACTTGAGACATGTTGTTGAAACAGGCTTTGACAAAGTACCTATTGTCATTCACGGGAATGACTGGCATAGCTACCCTGCCCTTCTCTTATCAAACATGTTAAAGGTTGAGAAGGGATTGAGCCTTAAACTTGTCTATCAGCTCCACCTACTCTCAAAGATGAAAATAGATTTAGACTTCTTCACAAGTGTTATTGGTGTTAGAATGCATGCTCCTATAACCGGTGTTGAAGGCGTTAAACCCTTTGAATACTACTTTAATAGAGCAGGAGGTTGGGTTGAAAAGCTAGCCTATCTTACAGTAGACCATTACGTAACCGTTAGCAATGGTTATGTGAAGGACGTTGAGAAGAATCTGGGATGGGAGACTGCAGGCAGGATAGATTATATCCCGAATGCGCTTGTATGGACATCGAAAGAAGTCTTCGACACAGTAGCGAAACATTACGATGTTAAGAATCCTCTAGACCCGGAGGAGCGGAAAAGAGTTCGGAGAAAGATATTAACCGAAGATATGGCCGGGTTTAAAGGCGTGATCACGGAGCCTCATGTTAAAGAATCTCTTAAATCCCTACTGGAACACTACGAGTTAGATAAGCCTAAAGCTTTCGACAAGGATGGCCAGCTCGTGTTCCTCTCGGGGAGGCTGGCAGGGCAGAAGGGATTGGACACCTTGCTTGGATCGCTGGAACGTATTATCGTTGAAAACCCGCGGGTTAGAATAGTCCTCGCGTACATTCCGGTTGAGGGAAGCGAGCCACTGATTAGAAAACTAGGCGAGTATCACTGGGCTTTTAATGAGAACTTACGGATAATAATAGGAAAGATGTCCCCAGAGGATTATATGTCGCTTTACTTCGCTGCTGATGCTTACCTTGTCCCCAGCCGGTATGAGCCTTTCGGACTCGTCGCTGTTGAATCATTGGCAGCTGGTACACCGGTGGTTGCCTCTTTCACGGGTGGATTGAAAGACATAGTAGTGGATCTTAGAGAAAACCCTGAAGAAGGGGTGGGGTTCTTAATAAGGCCTGGAAACAGGTTCGAACTTGCTGAAGCCGTCGTCATGCTTCTCGAGATAATGAAAAACCCTGCTAATCAGGAAAGAATAAGGCGTAACTGTGTTAAAAGATCTCAGGAGTTTTCATGGGAGAAATCAGCCGGCAAAGCCCTAAAAATCTACTTCTCCTAA
- a CDS encoding DHH family phosphoesterase, with translation MRRRGVITHWDIDGLASAVILCRVLNPEKKVLSSVNSVTRYIEELLSLGLNEIWIADLNPASSMKNQLNMALEKARRLRAKLYWFDHHQWSQDMVSLFNQYPDVVFFMHEPSMVASDIVANHFGVGGNEYYRKLISLAYDDDFFENKFEITRVYRRVLKWDGWDIRYRVLESLLQGDLEPRWLIDYYVNEVKNVYENLIREAIGRMEIVEKNGVRLLVFPDVDPRVHPGELIEVVAGQGFHAHAYVVRYPKGVSLRSDYVDVSQIASQYGGGGHSRVAGIPGGVRMENILKTLMEAFEKHGVNRPIYIS, from the coding sequence GTGCGGAGAAGAGGAGTTATAACCCATTGGGATATTGATGGCTTAGCTTCGGCAGTAATTTTATGCAGAGTGTTGAATCCTGAGAAGAAAGTATTATCATCAGTGAACAGTGTTACACGCTACATCGAGGAGTTGCTGAGTTTAGGGTTGAATGAGATATGGATAGCTGATTTAAACCCTGCAAGCTCTATGAAAAACCAGCTAAACATGGCTTTAGAGAAAGCTAGGAGGCTGAGGGCAAAACTCTACTGGTTTGACCACCATCAATGGTCCCAGGATATGGTAAGCTTGTTCAACCAGTATCCAGACGTGGTCTTCTTCATGCACGAACCTTCAATGGTTGCTTCAGACATCGTTGCCAACCATTTCGGGGTCGGCGGGAACGAATACTACCGAAAGCTGATAAGCCTTGCTTACGATGACGACTTCTTTGAAAACAAGTTTGAGATCACAAGGGTTTACAGGAGGGTTCTAAAGTGGGATGGCTGGGACATAAGATACAGGGTTTTAGAGTCTCTTTTACAAGGTGATTTAGAGCCGAGATGGCTAATCGACTACTACGTTAATGAAGTGAAAAACGTGTATGAAAATCTAATACGTGAGGCAATAGGCAGGATGGAGATTGTTGAGAAAAACGGTGTAAGGCTCCTCGTATTTCCTGACGTAGACCCAAGGGTTCACCCAGGAGAGTTAATCGAAGTAGTTGCGGGACAAGGCTTTCACGCTCACGCATATGTTGTGAGATATCCGAAAGGAGTAAGCCTGAGGAGCGATTACGTAGATGTATCCCAAATAGCATCCCAATACGGAGGAGGAGGGCATTCAAGAGTTGCCGGCATCCCTGGGGGAGTGAGGATGGAAAATATCCTGAAAACATTAATGGAGGCTTTCGAGAAACACGGGGTGAACCGCCCTATATACATTAGCTAA
- a CDS encoding Na(+)/H(+) antiporter subunit B, whose translation MIPPETLVYLFMAVAGIGSTISVYYAIFEKDLLKAVIFSAIQSTFYALLYFLLMAPDIVLVYLPVAVGLIPGVLIILISKTEREERVDEEAG comes from the coding sequence ATGATCCCGCCTGAGACCTTGGTTTACCTATTCATGGCTGTAGCAGGAATAGGTTCAACAATATCCGTGTATTATGCTATTTTCGAAAAGGATTTATTGAAAGCAGTTATCTTCAGCGCTATTCAAAGCACTTTCTATGCTTTATTATACTTTTTACTCATGGCTCCTGACATCGTTCTCGTGTATCTCCCGGTCGCGGTCGGCCTCATACCTGGAGTATTAATTATTCTGATCAGCAAGACTGAGAGGGAGGAGAGGGTGGATGAAGAGGCTGGTTAA
- a CDS encoding Na+/H+ antiporter subunit E, translating into MDLKIVNGLVVALIAFITYIVFSGSITTYDIITGVIVSLVTGFIFSTITLSNPRKALNPKRWALFVIYALRYLIIDETKAHVDVIKRILHPKTPVNPAIVKVPFNVSTDYAITAIANSITNTPGTVVVDVDEKGKVFYVHWIDAKTLEPEKAREAISSVFEKYAGNMFD; encoded by the coding sequence ATGGATTTGAAGATCGTTAATGGTTTAGTTGTTGCATTAATCGCGTTTATAACTTACATTGTATTCTCAGGCAGTATCACAACTTACGACATAATCACCGGGGTAATTGTTTCATTAGTAACCGGCTTTATTTTCTCCACTATAACGCTAAGCAACCCTCGCAAAGCATTAAACCCTAAGCGTTGGGCCTTATTCGTAATATATGCATTAAGATATCTAATCATCGATGAGACAAAAGCCCATGTGGATGTTATTAAACGCATACTCCACCCGAAAACCCCTGTTAACCCTGCAATAGTTAAAGTCCCGTTCAATGTTTCCACAGACTACGCCATTACAGCTATAGCGAACTCCATAACTAATACTCCTGGCACGGTCGTTGTAGACGTTGATGAAAAAGGGAAAGTCTTTTACGTGCACTGGATAGATGCTAAAACCTTAGAGCCCGAGAAAGCTCGTGAAGCAATTTCCTCAGTGTTTGAAAAGTATGCTGGGAATATGTTTGACTAG
- a CDS encoding sodium:proton antiporter, whose protein sequence is MTHSYSLNDPLVTTILVFTSMSVSFLVLLIIYQSLKSRVVRETKIYLSGEPEEVVREASPSVGNLYWGFIKKFARSIFNTLINKVQTGSIHEWFSFISSWLGILILLAVLMSILYLLAR, encoded by the coding sequence ATGACTCATTCATACAGTCTAAATGATCCCTTGGTAACAACAATACTGGTTTTCACGTCAATGAGCGTTAGCTTCCTAGTTTTACTGATTATTTATCAATCATTGAAATCCAGAGTGGTCAGGGAGACAAAAATCTACCTATCAGGTGAGCCAGAGGAAGTAGTAAGAGAGGCGTCCCCTAGCGTGGGAAACCTTTATTGGGGGTTCATCAAGAAGTTCGCGCGGTCGATTTTCAACACATTAATCAATAAAGTCCAAACCGGCAGTATCCATGAATGGTTCAGTTTCATATCCTCATGGCTAGGCATCCTAATCCTTCTGGCAGTATTGATGAGCATCTTGTACTTACTGGCGAGGTGA
- a CDS encoding TlpA family protein disulfide reductase, with protein MSKKKSVGKARPKRNNSYVIPILVTVVFAVIALGAYLALSRAAENSVEFKWCELSEGSIGVYVGGDCVKVIRNATRVQQVVENVTNTYELANMRLLMFGSKTCPHCGAMNDFLTKEFQDKYFVVWVSTGENLNLTLFVEIATAEYEAGLPEQYAYAVPQILVLDGNGRVKAIVIGELTDKKFWSSLLEKLS; from the coding sequence GTGTCAAAGAAGAAGAGCGTTGGTAAAGCTCGGCCTAAAAGAAACAATAGTTATGTCATTCCTATCTTAGTTACCGTCGTATTTGCCGTCATAGCTTTAGGGGCGTACCTTGCTCTGTCCAGGGCGGCTGAGAATAGTGTTGAGTTTAAATGGTGTGAGCTCAGCGAGGGCTCTATCGGTGTTTACGTCGGGGGTGATTGTGTTAAAGTTATTAGAAATGCTACAAGGGTTCAGCAGGTTGTAGAAAATGTTACCAATACTTACGAATTAGCTAATATGAGATTGTTAATGTTTGGCTCTAAGACTTGTCCTCACTGTGGAGCAATGAACGATTTCCTTACCAAGGAATTTCAGGACAAGTACTTCGTGGTCTGGGTTTCCACTGGTGAGAACTTAAACCTTACATTGTTTGTGGAGATCGCCACAGCAGAGTATGAGGCCGGGCTTCCAGAGCAGTACGCCTATGCAGTACCGCAGATCTTGGTATTAGATGGGAATGGGCGTGTGAAAGCAATAGTGATTGGTGAATTAACGGACAAAAAGTTCTGGAGCTCATTATTAGAGAAGTTAAGCTAG
- a CDS encoding Na(+)/H(+) antiporter subunit B: MKRLVKTLVLVSIILGFSLILAVASEYFIPGEAVRPLAVFYLSTTFNPWIPHLTVNSPEAVTAIVWDYRGLDTLFETAVFYLALIAGIALARGVSLRADPNSEGGLSVIVKTVTRITGPMIVAVGASIGLHGHLTPGGGFQGGATIAVIPLVIIIAFSVFFVIGKGVTKEKMLVLRSIGLVGIGLTALAALIIGLAVGKTAYVIQNMAKPTSEVSFPAYFNGSLVSGTLWFFNLFEMIAVAAGFTIAFLLLTYPEKKEGENA; this comes from the coding sequence ATGAAGAGGCTGGTTAAAACCCTAGTCCTGGTTTCAATCATACTAGGTTTTAGTCTAATATTGGCTGTGGCATCCGAATACTTCATACCAGGCGAAGCTGTAAGACCCTTGGCAGTCTTCTACCTCTCCACGACGTTTAACCCCTGGATCCCACATTTAACAGTGAACTCTCCAGAAGCCGTTACAGCCATAGTATGGGATTACAGAGGGCTGGACACATTGTTTGAGACAGCCGTATTCTACTTAGCACTCATTGCTGGAATAGCTCTCGCTCGCGGGGTTTCACTCAGGGCTGACCCCAACAGCGAGGGGGGATTGTCAGTTATTGTTAAAACTGTTACAAGGATAACTGGTCCGATGATAGTGGCCGTAGGGGCTTCGATAGGACTCCACGGTCACCTAACCCCCGGTGGAGGCTTCCAAGGCGGCGCGACAATCGCTGTCATTCCTCTAGTGATCATAATAGCGTTCTCCGTGTTCTTCGTCATAGGTAAAGGGGTTACCAAGGAGAAAATGCTTGTTCTAAGAAGTATTGGACTAGTAGGCATTGGTTTAACAGCGCTCGCAGCCTTGATAATCGGGCTGGCAGTAGGGAAAACTGCTTACGTGATTCAAAACATGGCTAAGCCTACTTCAGAAGTATCCTTTCCAGCATACTTTAACGGATCATTGGTAAGTGGAACCCTATGGTTTTTCAACCTGTTTGAAATGATTGCTGTCGCAGCAGGTTTCACTATAGCTTTCCTATTACTAACCTACCCGGAGAAGAAGGAGGGTGAGAACGCGTGA
- a CDS encoding sodium:proton antiporter produces MISIEFLNTYLLSIVVFSLILNFALSLYGLFYRPHYIKKIIALTILSDTANTFAIYIGYRRWISEGGVNPRPPVIPTTEVTPGVLSEFVARSVDPLPQALVLTAVVIGLAVTIFLVFLGYQLFIHYKTLDMRRIKKLKG; encoded by the coding sequence GTGATAAGCATCGAGTTCCTCAATACCTACTTATTGTCCATAGTCGTATTCTCACTTATATTAAACTTCGCACTCTCACTGTACGGATTGTTCTACAGGCCTCACTACATTAAGAAGATTATTGCTTTAACAATACTATCTGATACTGCAAACACTTTCGCAATCTACATTGGTTATAGAAGGTGGATTTCTGAGGGTGGCGTGAATCCAAGACCCCCCGTTATACCAACTACCGAAGTAACACCCGGGGTGTTATCCGAATTCGTGGCAAGGAGCGTGGACCCTCTGCCTCAGGCTCTCGTCCTAACCGCAGTGGTTATAGGCTTAGCAGTGACTATCTTCTTAGTTTTCCTAGGATACCAATTATTCATCCACTACAAGACACTAGACATGAGGAGGATAAAGAAGCTTAAGGGGTGA
- a CDS encoding glycoside hydrolase family 57 protein, with protein sequence MSSLVLPKLLDGLEGYIVLNKPVFRPGEEGKIHLLVKAVGGSKNVHYAIFNGNVKVHEGVLTVPESQAKIEIIPFTADEKPGEYGLELRLNDAPFDTVRYIVTEGFDRIPLLGFVWHHHQAPNYLPNRVFHSPWAFIYVYGEQLKPYGKGPYHYHVEMFQKHKDYKATYNLSPSLLQQWQMAIEEGILFHSGEKIEKSDERIKLIQETLKRYKQSVKSGQIDVLTSIYAHTIAGFISGVFNAQDIVAEELKYGLEITRKVLDGYDPLGAWTPEMSFSMDLVDVYYENRIEYTVLDDRCHFYPAEGEKNSKYEPYLLLNSSTGKHITVFFRDHELSDILGFKNNFENEVHAWRNAYETSFVIARKVVSEKPKILTLALDGENWMVFAKNPPLTAYFFDKLLLYLESLYDSGVLKMVSLREAVENVPVRRILTKIPPTTWLCTYRKWRGQHPDQEKYWVKAKEAYLQIKAYESAVGGKDEYSGEARWAIWHALDSDYWWAEFWMPKVIETWINEAGRIIGSRFSQINIRQVIIPSQVYENIEFEAVVEVENNLEKQLKLELIALPCAEEYCMDREILVKPRGVTSFNVKMRLTRVGKQPIFIGLLKNNMIITSKIVEAEVKPFLPASPS encoded by the coding sequence ATGAGTTCACTGGTGCTACCTAAATTACTGGATGGTTTAGAAGGATATATTGTGCTTAATAAGCCCGTATTTAGACCCGGAGAGGAAGGAAAAATACATTTGCTAGTAAAGGCGGTTGGGGGGTCGAAAAACGTTCACTACGCAATTTTCAATGGAAACGTTAAAGTACATGAAGGAGTTCTGACAGTTCCCGAGTCGCAAGCGAAAATCGAGATTATTCCATTCACTGCGGATGAGAAACCGGGAGAGTACGGCCTGGAACTGAGGCTTAATGACGCTCCTTTCGACACTGTAAGATACATTGTGACAGAGGGTTTCGACAGGATCCCTCTTCTTGGTTTCGTATGGCATCATCACCAGGCTCCAAACTATCTGCCAAACAGGGTGTTTCACTCTCCATGGGCTTTCATCTATGTGTACGGGGAGCAGTTGAAGCCGTATGGAAAAGGACCTTACCACTACCATGTTGAAATGTTTCAGAAACATAAGGATTACAAGGCGACATATAATCTAAGCCCCAGCCTTCTACAGCAGTGGCAGATGGCTATTGAGGAAGGCATCCTGTTCCACTCTGGCGAGAAGATCGAGAAGAGTGATGAGAGAATTAAGTTGATACAGGAAACGTTAAAACGTTATAAGCAATCCGTTAAGAGTGGGCAAATCGATGTCTTAACAAGCATTTACGCACACACTATTGCTGGATTTATCTCAGGCGTTTTCAACGCGCAGGACATAGTCGCAGAGGAACTTAAGTACGGCCTAGAGATTACTAGGAAGGTTTTAGACGGGTATGACCCCCTTGGGGCTTGGACTCCTGAAATGTCTTTCTCAATGGATTTGGTTGATGTCTACTATGAAAACAGAATTGAATACACGGTTTTAGACGATCGCTGCCACTTCTACCCTGCAGAGGGCGAGAAGAACTCAAAGTACGAGCCATACCTTTTACTGAATTCATCAACTGGCAAGCATATAACAGTTTTCTTCCGGGATCATGAGCTAAGCGATATTCTTGGCTTCAAAAACAATTTTGAAAACGAAGTACATGCTTGGAGGAATGCATATGAGACATCATTTGTCATAGCGAGGAAAGTGGTGAGTGAGAAGCCCAAGATTCTCACTCTCGCGCTTGACGGGGAAAACTGGATGGTTTTCGCGAAGAATCCACCGCTTACAGCTTACTTCTTCGACAAGCTCCTGCTGTATTTAGAATCCCTGTATGATTCAGGCGTGCTGAAAATGGTTAGCTTAAGGGAGGCCGTGGAGAATGTTCCGGTTCGTAGGATTTTAACTAAAATCCCTCCCACCACCTGGCTTTGCACATACCGAAAGTGGAGAGGCCAGCATCCCGATCAAGAAAAGTACTGGGTGAAGGCTAAAGAGGCTTATTTACAGATCAAAGCCTACGAGTCCGCGGTAGGGGGTAAAGACGAATACAGTGGAGAAGCTAGATGGGCCATATGGCATGCTCTCGACAGCGATTACTGGTGGGCCGAGTTCTGGATGCCAAAAGTGATAGAAACCTGGATAAACGAAGCAGGCAGGATTATTGGGTCAAGATTTTCCCAGATAAATATTAGGCAGGTAATCATACCTTCACAGGTTTACGAGAACATCGAGTTCGAAGCGGTGGTTGAGGTGGAGAACAATCTTGAAAAACAGCTAAAGCTGGAATTGATAGCTCTTCCATGCGCTGAAGAATATTGCATGGATAGAGAAATCCTGGTTAAGCCGAGAGGAGTGACTAGCTTCAACGTCAAGATGAGGCTTACACGTGTTGGGAAACAACCAATATTTATCGGCTTGTTAAAGAATAATATGATAATCACTAGTAAGATTGTTGAGGCAGAGGTGAAACCGTTTTTACCAGCGAGCCCTTCATAG
- a CDS encoding complex I subunit 1 family protein, whose translation MARHPNPSGSIDEHLVLTGEVKPMDVFQLLFATLIFPGLVFLTALSFLTQYLVRKLSARMQRRMGPKYVGPVGILQPVYDFLKLLRAKELLKTRYSMIRAAEISLLLGLSSLVASMLLLPLNVYSVGSPYDFLIFFYMASIWPIIMIIIASLSMPGPYTSVGVSRLLSILTVSEPAFFTGLLVPVALASFDTNAPLMISATAVRVVNLWMNPLTLPIMILVTISLIVAVQSKLMLPPFNIPEAEQEIIAGYETEFSGPLLALAILLHDMDTVVSALAIVYLVLGGPAPFSHASIEGVLLVILKYFLVITVATYVKNVFGRYRIDQALVLLLKYGLMPAVIAGVLGSIYLYL comes from the coding sequence ATGGCTAGGCATCCTAATCCTTCTGGCAGTATTGATGAGCATCTTGTACTTACTGGCGAGGTGAAACCCATGGATGTGTTTCAACTACTATTTGCAACCCTTATATTCCCGGGCTTGGTTTTTCTAACCGCGTTGTCATTCCTGACCCAGTACCTTGTTAGAAAACTGAGTGCTAGAATGCAGAGGAGAATGGGCCCAAAGTACGTGGGTCCTGTCGGGATCCTTCAGCCTGTGTACGATTTTCTAAAACTGCTTCGAGCTAAGGAGTTGCTGAAAACCAGGTACAGCATGATCAGGGCGGCGGAGATATCGCTTCTCCTAGGCCTTTCCTCACTGGTGGCTTCAATGCTCCTCCTGCCATTGAATGTTTACAGCGTGGGAAGCCCGTACGACTTCCTCATATTCTTCTACATGGCGAGCATATGGCCTATAATAATGATCATAATAGCATCTCTATCGATGCCCGGTCCATACACCAGTGTCGGCGTGTCAAGACTACTATCTATACTCACAGTTTCAGAGCCTGCTTTCTTCACAGGACTCTTAGTACCGGTGGCTCTCGCATCTTTCGACACTAACGCTCCCTTAATGATCTCCGCAACCGCTGTGAGAGTCGTCAACCTATGGATGAATCCTTTAACTCTTCCAATAATGATACTAGTAACTATTTCACTAATCGTTGCTGTCCAGTCTAAACTAATGCTCCCGCCATTCAATATTCCTGAGGCCGAGCAGGAAATAATAGCTGGGTATGAAACAGAGTTTTCTGGACCCCTCCTAGCGCTCGCAATACTGCTTCACGATATGGATACGGTTGTGTCAGCCTTAGCGATCGTCTACCTTGTCCTCGGCGGTCCCGCACCGTTTTCACACGCAAGCATTGAAGGCGTATTGCTCGTAATTCTAAAGTATTTCTTAGTGATTACTGTGGCAACCTATGTTAAAAACGTGTTCGGAAGATACAGGATAGATCAAGCACTAGTACTTCTCCTAAAATACGGGTTAATGCCTGCAGTAATAGCAGGTGTTCTAGGCTCAATCTACCTTTATCTTTAA